CTAACCGAGGCGGAGGAGCCAATCGCTCCCTACAAAATCGTCCAGGAGCTAATAATAGAGCTGAAGCTCCAGTTCGTTCTGGGTCTCCTAATCGAGGAGGAATGCAAAATAGGCCCGCAGTTTCTACTAAGGGAGTTGGTGGACCTAACCCTTACCGCTCTAATAATCGTCCAGGTGTTCCATCTGGCATGAGGAAACCAGTTGCGCCTAGTGAATTGATGCAACTGCAAAAGCCACAAGCTAGGCCAAGTGCTCCTCAAAGGAAATCTGATTCTCAAACTGGTCCCAGACCTAAAAGAGAAAATTCCACAGGCGCAAAGCCTCCAGTAAACAGGCCAACTCCAGCTGCTCCCAAAAAGCCAGCTCATAGGCCAGGTGGTACCGCTACTGCACCAAGAAGAACTGGAAAACCTGATTGGGATGACAGCGCAAAACTTGATGCTTTAAGAAACAAATCGCCTCAAAAACAACGTCAAAAAGTCCACATTATTGGAGAAAATGATGATGCTCTTACTGCAGAGACAAGTGGATTTGCTGGGGAACAACAAGCAGTTGTTCTCTCAGCCAGCTTAGCTCGACCATCAAAGCCTAAATCTGGCAAGAGAAACAATGGGAAGCCTTTAACTGCCCTTAAAAAGCGTAAGAAAGAAACTACCCGACAAAGGCAACGAAGACGTGCGATGGAATTAAGAGCCGCTAGAGAAGCAAAACTTGTAAGGCCTGAAATGATTGTTGTACCAGAAGACAATCTCACAGTTCAAGAGCTTGCTGACATGTTGAGTGTTGAAAGTTCAGAAATCATTAAATCATTATTTTTCAAAGGAATTACTGCCACTGTCACTCAATCGCTAGATCTAGCCACAATCGAGACAGTCGCTGAGGAATTTGGTGTACCTGTTCTTCAAGATGATGTTGAAGAGGCTGCGAAGAAGACAGTTGAGATGATTGAGGAGGGAGATTTAAAGCACTTAATTAGAAGACCGCCCGTAGTTACCGTGATGGGGCACGTGGACCATGGAAAAACATCTTTACTTGACGCCATAAGAAAAGCAAGGGTTGCAGCAGGTGAAGCTGGAGGCATTACTCAACACATTGGTGCTTATCAAATTGAAACTCAACATGATGGATCAACTAAGAAACTAACTTTTCTTGACACTCCTGGGCATGAAGCATTCACAGCGATGAGAGCTAGAGGAACCAGAGTTACAGATGTTGCGATTTTAGTTGTAGCGGCAGATGACGGAGTTAGGCCTCAAACCCTTGAAGCTATTAGCCATGCAAGAGCAGCAAAAGTTCCCATTGTTGTAGCAATCAATAAAATAGATAAAGAAGGGTCTTCTCCCGACCGCGTAAAACAAGAATTATCAGAACAGGATTTATTGTCAGAAGAGTGGGGTGGAGATGTAGTAATGGTTCCCGTAAGCGCCATTAAAGGCGAAAACATAGATAAACTTTTAGAAATGGTTTTACTCGTAACTGAAGTAGAAGATTTACAAGCGAACCCAGATAGATTGGCAAAAGGAACAGTTATAGAGGCACATCTTGATAAAGCGAAAGGCCCAGTCGCAACATTACTTGTCCAAAACGGTACCCTTAGGTCGGGAGATGTAGTCGCAGCTGGACCAGTACTTGGAAAAGTCAGGGCGATGGTAGATGAAAATGGATCCAGAATCAAAGAGGCGGGTCCATCATGTCCAGTAGAAGCTCTTGGATTCAGTGAAGTGCCAACAGCTGGTGATGAGTTTGAGGTCTACCCAGATGAAAAAGCTGCAAGAGCAGTTGTTGGAGAACGTGCCACAGATGCCAGGGCAGCAAGACTTGCTCAGCAAATGGCTTCCAGACGAGTATCACTTTCTTCGATGTCTGGCCAAGCAAGTGAGGGTGAACTTAAAGAATTAAATATTATCCTCAAAGCTGATGTGCAAGGAAGCTTAGAAGCAATACTTGGTTCTTTAGAACAACTTCCTAAAGACGAAGTCCAAGTAAGAGTTTTGCTATCAGCTCCAGGTGAAGTCACTGAAACTGATGTGGATTTAGCAGCTGCATCTGGTGCAGTCATCGTTGGATTTAATACTTCAATGGCATCGGGTGCTAAACGCGCAGCCGATGCGAATGGAGTTGATGTAAGAGAATATGAGGTTATTTATAAGCTTCTAGAAGATATTCAACTAGCTATGGAAGGTCTTTTAGAACCAGAAATGATAGAAGAAGCCTTAGGGGTCGCTGAGGTTAGAGCAATATTCTCAATTGGCAAAAGTGCAGTTGCTGGTTGCTATGTTACAAATGGAAAAATACAACGGAATTGCCGGGCCAGAGTC
This is a stretch of genomic DNA from Prochlorococcus marinus str. MIT 0912. It encodes these proteins:
- the infB gene encoding translation initiation factor IF-2; the protein is MTSSGKIRIYELSKDLSLDNKDVLDAARKLSIAAKSHSSSISSLEANQIKDFLKKSNVKTSRKPIKKLDKEILSVKKGPIKTRKDQEPELKQNNPDQKELSKAKLNVPSQPKQTLVKTQISSQKNQQKTLKNKFPTQQPINAPSKPNQPLPPKPRQALNQTITKPISQTVKNIPIEEIKTNNKLINQPKSSNSAQKPLTQPQQNYSQQPKRPLAPPSRPKTNIQDKKPLQPNDQKPKTRIQQDDKSFQKIGPGNFQKIKNQNKQNSPSRIPQPPTKGNTLELVGAPIRREKPISKPQTNEARNKPLMPARPGAPKPPVSANRQGLSNRSGSNNRLVGASRPGSPNRQGPNRGGGANRSLQNRPGANNRAEAPVRSGSPNRGGMQNRPAVSTKGVGGPNPYRSNNRPGVPSGMRKPVAPSELMQLQKPQARPSAPQRKSDSQTGPRPKRENSTGAKPPVNRPTPAAPKKPAHRPGGTATAPRRTGKPDWDDSAKLDALRNKSPQKQRQKVHIIGENDDALTAETSGFAGEQQAVVLSASLARPSKPKSGKRNNGKPLTALKKRKKETTRQRQRRRAMELRAAREAKLVRPEMIVVPEDNLTVQELADMLSVESSEIIKSLFFKGITATVTQSLDLATIETVAEEFGVPVLQDDVEEAAKKTVEMIEEGDLKHLIRRPPVVTVMGHVDHGKTSLLDAIRKARVAAGEAGGITQHIGAYQIETQHDGSTKKLTFLDTPGHEAFTAMRARGTRVTDVAILVVAADDGVRPQTLEAISHARAAKVPIVVAINKIDKEGSSPDRVKQELSEQDLLSEEWGGDVVMVPVSAIKGENIDKLLEMVLLVTEVEDLQANPDRLAKGTVIEAHLDKAKGPVATLLVQNGTLRSGDVVAAGPVLGKVRAMVDENGSRIKEAGPSCPVEALGFSEVPTAGDEFEVYPDEKAARAVVGERATDARAARLAQQMASRRVSLSSMSGQASEGELKELNIILKADVQGSLEAILGSLEQLPKDEVQVRVLLSAPGEVTETDVDLAAASGAVIVGFNTSMASGAKRAADANGVDVREYEVIYKLLEDIQLAMEGLLEPEMIEEALGVAEVRAIFSIGKSAVAGCYVTNGKIQRNCRARVKRGKQIVFEGDLDSLKRNKDDVKDVSTGFECGIGCDRFANWEEGDQIEAFKLVTQRRKLTN